The following proteins are co-located in the Eleginops maclovinus isolate JMC-PN-2008 ecotype Puerto Natales chromosome 1, JC_Emac_rtc_rv5, whole genome shotgun sequence genome:
- the clcn6 gene encoding H(+)/Cl(-) exchange transporter 6 isoform X1, producing MACCGNGFCCRCCGREGESRTPEELTILGEIQDEEDEILPRKDYESLDYDRCISEPYVELLERMDNKKAKKYEAVRWMLMFAIGVTVGLVGLFVDFFVRLFSKIKYTLVANSVQQCSETGCLPLSLLELLAFNMTFVFIASVLVLVEPVAAGSGIPEIKSYLNGVKVPGIVRLRTFLCKAAGVLFSVAGGLFVGKEGPMIHSGAIVGAGLPQFQSITFKKIKLDFSYFRSDRDKRDFVSAGAAAGVAAAFGAPIGGTLFSLEEGSSFWNQALTWKVLFCSMSATFTLNFFRSGINFNKWGSFQLPGLLNFGEFKCPDEEKNCHLWTAVDLAFFVLMGVVGGLLGALFNCMNKSLAKYRMRNIHQKAKFIRLLESLLVAMVTTVVIFAASILLGECRDLSSPTTHNTTLSSSEAINSTIRQFFCTNKTYNDMATLFFNPQETAIHQLFHQDGTFSPVTLSVFFLLYFLLACWTYGVSVPSGLFVPSLLCGAAFGRLVANILKVKLEMNIYPGTFALIGAAAFLGGVVRMSISLTVILIESTNEITYGLPIMITLMVAKWTGDFFNKGIYDIHIQLRGVPLLEWETEVEMDKLTASDIMEPNLTYVYPHTRVQSLVSILRTTVYNAFPVVTENRHNERDFMKGNILVSNNIRFKKSSVLSRAGEQRRRCQSMKSYPSSELKNVCEERSAVGGRGGGEDLLQQMLERRHAPYPNLYPDQSPSEEWSMEERFRPLTFHGLILRSQLVTLLIRGVCYSENQSSATQPRLSYAEMTEDYPRYPDIHDLDLALLNPRMIVDVTPYMNPSPYTVSPNTHISQVFNLFRTMGLRHLPVVNAVGEIVGIITRHNLTHEFLVAKLRQHSIRV from the exons ATGGCGTGTTGTGGAAACGGTTTTTGTTGCCGATGTTGcggcagagaaggagagagtcGGACACCAGAGGAACTG ACGATCCTCGGGGAAATCcaagatgaagaggatgaaatTCTACCCAGGAAAGACTATGAG AGCTTGGATTATGACCGCTGCATCAGTGAACCTTACGTGGAGCTTCTCGAGAGAATGGACAACAAG AAAGCAAAAAAGTATGAAGCAGTGCGATGGATGCTGATGTTTGCAATCGGAGTCACCGTGGGTCTG GTGGGCCTCTTTGTGGATTTCTTTGTTCGCCTCTTCAGCAAAATCAAATATACTTTGGTTGCGAATT CTGTGCAGCAGTGCAGTGAGACAGGctgtctccctctgtccctGTTGGAGCTCCTGGCCTTCAACATGACCTTCGTCTTCATCGCCAGTGTGCTCGTCCTGGTTGAG CCTGTAGCTGCAGGTTCTGGGATCCCAGAAATTAAAAGTTACCTAAACGGAGTGAAGGTTCCAGGAATCGTCCGGCTACGAACTTTCCTCTGCAAAGCTGCTGGAGTCCTGTTCAGTGTGGCGGGAG GTCTGTTTGTGGGGAAAGAGGGGCCAATGATTCACAGTGGAGCCATAGTGGGGGCCGGCCTTCCTCAG TTTCAGAGCATCACTTTCAAGAAGATCAAATTAGATTTTTCCTACTTCCGCAGTGACAG GGACAAGCGAGACTTTGTGTCAGCGGGTGCAGCAGCTGGAGTAGCTGCTGCATTTGGTGCCCCGATAGGTGGCACGCTCTTCAGTCTGGAGGAGGGCTCCTCTTTCTGGAACCAGGCACTCACTTGGAAAGTA CTCTTCTGCTCAATGTCGGCCACTTTCACCCTCAACTTCTTCCGTTCTGGGATCAACTTCAACAAGTGGGGCTCCTTCCAGCTGCCTGGTCTGCTCAACTTTGGAGAGTTCAAG TGTCCAGATGAAGAAAAGAACTGCCACCTGTGGACTGCAGTGGACCTGGCCTTCTTTGTCCTGATGGGGGTGGTGGGTGGCTTGCTGGGGGCGCTCTTCAACTGCATGAACAAAAGCCTGGCCAAGTATCGCATGAGGAACATCCACCAAAAAGCCAAGTTCATCAG ACTTTTAGAGAGTCTActggttgccatggtgacaaCAGTGGTGATATTTGCTGCTTCCATACTGTTAGGAGAATGTCGTGACCTCTCCTCCCCCACAACCCACAACACCACG CTGTCCAGCAGTGAGGCCATCAACTCAACTATTCGCCAGTTCTTCTGCACCAATAAGACCTACAACGACATGGCCACGCTGTTCTTCAACCCACAGGAGACTGCTATTCACCAGCTCTTCCACCAGGATG GAACCTTTAGTCCTGTGACTCTGTCAGTGTTCTTCCTGCTCTACTTCCTGTTGGCCTGCTGGACCTACGGTGTGTCTGTGCCCAGCGGCCTCTTTGTTCCATCACTGCTCTGTGGGGCCGCTTTTGGACGTCTGGTTGCCAACATCCTCAAAGT GAAGCTGGAAATGAACATCTACCCGGGGACCTTTGCTCTGATTGGAGCTGCTGCCTTCCTGGGAGGCGTGGTCAGGATGAGCATCAGTCTGACTGTCATCCTAATTGAATCCACCAATGAAATCACATATGGGCTGCCCATCATGATAACTCTAATG GTTGCCAAGTGGACGGGAGATTTTTTCAACAAAGGCATCTATGACATCCACATCCAGCTGAGAGGAGTGCCGCTGCTGGAGTGGGAGACTGAGGTTGAAATGGACAA GCTGACAGCTAGTGATATCATGGAGCCCAACCTGACCTATGTGTACCCCCACACACGGGTCCAGTCTTTGGTCAGCATCCTGCGCACCACGGTCTACAATGCCTTCCCTGTGGTCACAGAGAACCGGCACAACGAGCGGGACTTCATGAAGGGCAACATCCTGGTCAGCAACAACATCCGCTTTAAG AAATCCAGCGTGTTGTCCCGCGCGGGGGAGCAGCGGCGGCGCTGCCAGTCCATGAAGTCATACCCCTCCAGCGAGCTGAAGAACGTCTGTGAGGAACGCAGCGctgtgggggggaggggaggaggggaggaccTGCTGCAGCAGATGTTAGAGAGGAG GCATGCTCCGTACCCCAACCTGTACCCGGACCAGTCCCCCAGCGAGGAGTGGAGCATGGAGGAGCGCTTCAGACCGCTCACCTTCCACGGACTCATCCTGCGCTCCCAGCTGGTCACCCTGCTCATCAGGGGAGTCTGCTACTCCGAGAACCAGTCG AGCGCCACTCAGCCCCGGTTGTCCTATGCAGAGATGACTGAAGATTACCCACGTTACCCCGACATCCATGACTTGG
- the clcn6 gene encoding H(+)/Cl(-) exchange transporter 6 isoform X2 has product MSCACARLYCRTTETILGEIQDEEDEILPRKDYESLDYDRCISEPYVELLERMDNKKAKKYEAVRWMLMFAIGVTVGLVGLFVDFFVRLFSKIKYTLVANSVQQCSETGCLPLSLLELLAFNMTFVFIASVLVLVEPVAAGSGIPEIKSYLNGVKVPGIVRLRTFLCKAAGVLFSVAGGLFVGKEGPMIHSGAIVGAGLPQFQSITFKKIKLDFSYFRSDRDKRDFVSAGAAAGVAAAFGAPIGGTLFSLEEGSSFWNQALTWKVLFCSMSATFTLNFFRSGINFNKWGSFQLPGLLNFGEFKCPDEEKNCHLWTAVDLAFFVLMGVVGGLLGALFNCMNKSLAKYRMRNIHQKAKFIRLLESLLVAMVTTVVIFAASILLGECRDLSSPTTHNTTLSSSEAINSTIRQFFCTNKTYNDMATLFFNPQETAIHQLFHQDGTFSPVTLSVFFLLYFLLACWTYGVSVPSGLFVPSLLCGAAFGRLVANILKVKLEMNIYPGTFALIGAAAFLGGVVRMSISLTVILIESTNEITYGLPIMITLMVAKWTGDFFNKGIYDIHIQLRGVPLLEWETEVEMDKLTASDIMEPNLTYVYPHTRVQSLVSILRTTVYNAFPVVTENRHNERDFMKGNILVSNNIRFKKSSVLSRAGEQRRRCQSMKSYPSSELKNVCEERSAVGGRGGGEDLLQQMLERRHAPYPNLYPDQSPSEEWSMEERFRPLTFHGLILRSQLVTLLIRGVCYSENQSSATQPRLSYAEMTEDYPRYPDIHDLDLALLNPRMIVDVTPYMNPSPYTVSPNTHISQVFNLFRTMGLRHLPVVNAVGEIVGIITRHNLTHEFLVAKLRQHSIRV; this is encoded by the exons ATGTCATGTGCTTGTGCTCGGTTGTATTGCAGAACTACTGAA ACGATCCTCGGGGAAATCcaagatgaagaggatgaaatTCTACCCAGGAAAGACTATGAG AGCTTGGATTATGACCGCTGCATCAGTGAACCTTACGTGGAGCTTCTCGAGAGAATGGACAACAAG AAAGCAAAAAAGTATGAAGCAGTGCGATGGATGCTGATGTTTGCAATCGGAGTCACCGTGGGTCTG GTGGGCCTCTTTGTGGATTTCTTTGTTCGCCTCTTCAGCAAAATCAAATATACTTTGGTTGCGAATT CTGTGCAGCAGTGCAGTGAGACAGGctgtctccctctgtccctGTTGGAGCTCCTGGCCTTCAACATGACCTTCGTCTTCATCGCCAGTGTGCTCGTCCTGGTTGAG CCTGTAGCTGCAGGTTCTGGGATCCCAGAAATTAAAAGTTACCTAAACGGAGTGAAGGTTCCAGGAATCGTCCGGCTACGAACTTTCCTCTGCAAAGCTGCTGGAGTCCTGTTCAGTGTGGCGGGAG GTCTGTTTGTGGGGAAAGAGGGGCCAATGATTCACAGTGGAGCCATAGTGGGGGCCGGCCTTCCTCAG TTTCAGAGCATCACTTTCAAGAAGATCAAATTAGATTTTTCCTACTTCCGCAGTGACAG GGACAAGCGAGACTTTGTGTCAGCGGGTGCAGCAGCTGGAGTAGCTGCTGCATTTGGTGCCCCGATAGGTGGCACGCTCTTCAGTCTGGAGGAGGGCTCCTCTTTCTGGAACCAGGCACTCACTTGGAAAGTA CTCTTCTGCTCAATGTCGGCCACTTTCACCCTCAACTTCTTCCGTTCTGGGATCAACTTCAACAAGTGGGGCTCCTTCCAGCTGCCTGGTCTGCTCAACTTTGGAGAGTTCAAG TGTCCAGATGAAGAAAAGAACTGCCACCTGTGGACTGCAGTGGACCTGGCCTTCTTTGTCCTGATGGGGGTGGTGGGTGGCTTGCTGGGGGCGCTCTTCAACTGCATGAACAAAAGCCTGGCCAAGTATCGCATGAGGAACATCCACCAAAAAGCCAAGTTCATCAG ACTTTTAGAGAGTCTActggttgccatggtgacaaCAGTGGTGATATTTGCTGCTTCCATACTGTTAGGAGAATGTCGTGACCTCTCCTCCCCCACAACCCACAACACCACG CTGTCCAGCAGTGAGGCCATCAACTCAACTATTCGCCAGTTCTTCTGCACCAATAAGACCTACAACGACATGGCCACGCTGTTCTTCAACCCACAGGAGACTGCTATTCACCAGCTCTTCCACCAGGATG GAACCTTTAGTCCTGTGACTCTGTCAGTGTTCTTCCTGCTCTACTTCCTGTTGGCCTGCTGGACCTACGGTGTGTCTGTGCCCAGCGGCCTCTTTGTTCCATCACTGCTCTGTGGGGCCGCTTTTGGACGTCTGGTTGCCAACATCCTCAAAGT GAAGCTGGAAATGAACATCTACCCGGGGACCTTTGCTCTGATTGGAGCTGCTGCCTTCCTGGGAGGCGTGGTCAGGATGAGCATCAGTCTGACTGTCATCCTAATTGAATCCACCAATGAAATCACATATGGGCTGCCCATCATGATAACTCTAATG GTTGCCAAGTGGACGGGAGATTTTTTCAACAAAGGCATCTATGACATCCACATCCAGCTGAGAGGAGTGCCGCTGCTGGAGTGGGAGACTGAGGTTGAAATGGACAA GCTGACAGCTAGTGATATCATGGAGCCCAACCTGACCTATGTGTACCCCCACACACGGGTCCAGTCTTTGGTCAGCATCCTGCGCACCACGGTCTACAATGCCTTCCCTGTGGTCACAGAGAACCGGCACAACGAGCGGGACTTCATGAAGGGCAACATCCTGGTCAGCAACAACATCCGCTTTAAG AAATCCAGCGTGTTGTCCCGCGCGGGGGAGCAGCGGCGGCGCTGCCAGTCCATGAAGTCATACCCCTCCAGCGAGCTGAAGAACGTCTGTGAGGAACGCAGCGctgtgggggggaggggaggaggggaggaccTGCTGCAGCAGATGTTAGAGAGGAG GCATGCTCCGTACCCCAACCTGTACCCGGACCAGTCCCCCAGCGAGGAGTGGAGCATGGAGGAGCGCTTCAGACCGCTCACCTTCCACGGACTCATCCTGCGCTCCCAGCTGGTCACCCTGCTCATCAGGGGAGTCTGCTACTCCGAGAACCAGTCG AGCGCCACTCAGCCCCGGTTGTCCTATGCAGAGATGACTGAAGATTACCCACGTTACCCCGACATCCATGACTTGG